One stretch of Streptomyces hygroscopicus DNA includes these proteins:
- a CDS encoding Crp/Fnr family transcriptional regulator codes for MTTSVEPGSGTENSQPQLSLGTAAARNLATTTKSVPQMQGLSSRWLLRMLPWVQVPGGSYRVNRRASHTLGDGRVEFTTTGSEVRVIPVELRELPLLRGFEDTSVLGALADRFAQREFAPGEVLVEAGRPADELLLIAHGKVDKLTEGAFDEPAVVGSAAGGDHIGEPELTAAEAGTWGITVKAVTSCTVLALPRQEFEEQLDRSPRLRAHVEGVRSAPEAEQNEHGEAAIALASGHSGEPILPGTFAEYELAPREYELSVAQTVLRVHTRVADLYNEPMNQVEQQLRLTIEALRERQEHELVNNPEIGLLHNADLSQRIHTRSGPPTPDDLDALLATVWKDPGLILAHPRAIAAIGREFNSRGISPQPTEVNGHAMPAWRGVPIFPCNKIPVSRSGVTSILVLRTGEENQGVIGLHRTGIPDEYQPSLSVRFMGISEQAIISYLVSAYYSAAVLVPDALGILENVEIGL; via the coding sequence ATGACGACGTCCGTTGAACCGGGTTCCGGTACCGAAAATTCGCAGCCGCAGTTGAGTCTCGGCACGGCGGCCGCGCGGAATCTGGCGACGACGACCAAATCCGTTCCGCAAATGCAGGGCCTCAGCTCCCGGTGGCTGCTGCGCATGCTGCCGTGGGTGCAGGTTCCGGGCGGTTCCTATCGTGTGAACCGCCGGGCGTCCCATACGCTCGGCGACGGCCGGGTGGAGTTCACCACCACCGGGTCCGAGGTGCGGGTCATCCCGGTCGAGCTGCGCGAGCTGCCGCTGCTGCGCGGTTTCGAGGACACCTCGGTGCTCGGGGCCCTGGCGGACCGCTTCGCCCAGCGGGAATTCGCGCCGGGCGAAGTGCTGGTCGAGGCCGGGCGCCCGGCCGATGAGCTTCTCCTCATCGCCCATGGCAAGGTCGACAAATTGACCGAGGGCGCGTTCGACGAGCCCGCGGTGGTCGGCTCGGCCGCCGGCGGCGACCACATCGGGGAGCCGGAGCTGACCGCCGCCGAGGCGGGCACCTGGGGCATCACCGTGAAGGCCGTGACGTCCTGCACGGTGCTGGCCCTGCCCCGGCAGGAGTTCGAGGAGCAGCTGGACCGTTCACCGCGACTGCGGGCGCATGTGGAGGGGGTGCGCTCGGCGCCGGAGGCCGAGCAGAACGAGCACGGGGAGGCCGCCATCGCACTGGCCTCGGGACATTCGGGCGAGCCGATCCTGCCGGGCACGTTCGCGGAGTACGAGCTGGCGCCGCGCGAGTACGAGCTGAGCGTGGCCCAGACCGTGCTCCGCGTCCACACCCGCGTCGCCGACCTCTACAACGAGCCCATGAACCAGGTCGAGCAGCAACTCCGCCTCACCATCGAAGCCCTGCGCGAACGCCAGGAACACGAGCTCGTCAACAACCCCGAGATCGGCCTGCTGCACAACGCCGACCTCTCCCAGCGCATCCACACCCGCAGCGGACCACCCACCCCCGACGACCTCGACGCGCTGCTGGCCACCGTCTGGAAGGACCCGGGGCTGATCCTGGCGCATCCGCGCGCCATCGCGGCCATCGGCCGCGAGTTCAACAGCCGTGGCATCTCCCCGCAGCCCACGGAGGTGAACGGCCATGCGATGCCGGCCTGGCGGGGCGTGCCCATCTTCCCGTGCAACAAGATTCCGGTGTCCCGGAGCGGAGTGACCTCGATTCTCGTCCTGCGCACCGGGGAGGAGAACCAGGGGGTCATCGGACTGCACCGCACCGGAATTCCCGACGAATACCAGCCGAGCCTCTCGGTGCGGTTCATGGGAATCAGCGAGCAGGCCATCATCTCGTATCTCGTCAGCGCCTACTATTCCGCGGCCGTGCTCGTCCCGGACGCGCTCGGAATTCTGGAGAACGTGGAAATCGGACTCTGA